A part of Macaca mulatta isolate MMU2019108-1 chromosome 12, T2T-MMU8v2.0, whole genome shotgun sequence genomic DNA contains:
- the RBM44 gene encoding RNA-binding protein 44 — protein MDDLGLNNLVLCTQLLNRNLSSNSAKKEVGSALLSLLGDLKVRYVTLKEKIYKGIPLEELPPLSVESKLLSTFSTFASRLMKKETHVFSEADAERDDQRTQDFDVSSNLKKTISQMSLSSDNSRATQNISPKKDDFKNGDINADFSQLKLDDKDCRHYQEMSEDWSDAKENLTGVDISGTQENQIEQDRWNLDLTLEMKNVEPSQRDKGYLIHVGGLCPSVSEADLRSHFQKYQVSEISIYDSSTNYRYASLTFTKNSDAKIAVKEMNGIEINGKSVNVRPVKILGEYTSPLSSKNGNRISSNNLEKSTNKEIHSAFSISRLPRTRPRQLGSEQDSEVFPSNQGVKKNCKQIESAKLLPDTPVQFIPPNTLNLRSFTKIIKKLAELHPEVSRDHIINALQEVRIRHKGFLNGLSINTIVEMTSSLLKNSASS, from the exons ATGGATGACTTGGGCCTAAATAATTTAGTTTTGTGCACTCAACTTTTGAACAGGAATTTATCAAGTAATTCTGCTAAGAAGGAAGTGGGATCAGCACTACTGTCTCTTTTGGGGGACTTAAAAGTTAGATATGtgactttgaaagaaaaaatatacaaaggcATACCACTGGAAGAGCTGCCCCCACTGTCAGTAGAATCAAAATTATTATCTACCTTCTCTACTTTTGCTTCCagg ctaatgaaaaaagaaacacatgt CTtttcagaagcagatgctgaacGAGATGATCAGAGGACTCAAGATTTTGATGTTTCTTCGAACCTAAAAAAGACAATCTCTCAA ATGTCTTTATCGTCTGACAATAGTCGTGCTACACAAAACATATCACCCAAAAAAGATGACTTTAAAAATGGTGATATAAATGCAGACTTTAGTCAACTGAAACTTGATGATAAAG ACTGCAGACATTACCAAGAGATGAGTGAAGACTGGTCTGATGCTAAAGAGAACTTGACAGGAGTTGACATCTCAGGAACACAAGAAAATCAAATAGAACAAGACAGATGGAATTTGGATCTTACACTAG aaatgaagaatgtTGAACCCTCACAAAGAGATAAAGGTTATTTGATACATGTTGGTGGCCTCTGCCCTTCAGTATCTGAG gcCGATTTAAGGTCTCATTTCCAAAAATACCAAGTTTCTGAAATTTCAATTTATGATTCTTCTACTAATTACAG ATATGCATCTCTTACTTTTACAAAAAACAGCGATGCAAAGATAGCTGTGAAAGAAATGAATGGgatagaaataaatggaaagtcaGTAAATGTGCGGCCTGTTAAAATTCTTGGAGAATATACATCACCACTTTCCTCCAAAAATGGGAATAGAATTAGTTCGAATAATTTAGAGAAAAGCACCAACAAAGAAATCCACTCAGCCTTCTCCATTTCTAGATTGCCCAGAACTAGACCACGGCAGCTGGGATCTGAGCAAGACAGTGAGGTTTTCCCTTCCAACCAG gGTGTCAAGAAGAATTGTAAGCAGATTGAATCTGCTAAATTATTACCTGATACACCTGTTCAATTCATACCTCCAAATACATTGAACCTTCGTAGCTTTACCAAGATCATAAAGAAACTGGCTGAACTGCATCCAGAAGTCAGCAG AGACCATATTATAAATGCGCTTCAGGAAGTGAGAATAAGACATAAAGGTTTTCTGAATGGCTTATCTATTAATACTATCGTGGAGATGACTTCATCTCTTCTGAAAAACTCTGCTTCCAGTTAG